DNA from Frateuria edaphi:
CTCGGTGCTGCGCCTGCGTGGAGCGCGGCCGCCGTGGTGATGGCGTCGCGCGAGGAATAGTCCACTGCCAGTCGCAGGTCGAGCATCCGGCCGCCTGCGGTCGTTGCTTCAGCCTGCTCAATGGTCCTTACCAGCGCTGGGGAAAGCCGATCACGGCGACCGATCACGCTCAGGCGAACCCCTTCGCGGCGGCAAGCGTCCACCTCCGACGTGAGGAAATTGCGGAACAACGCCATCAGCGTTGCGACTTCCGGTGCCGGACGGCGCCAGTTGTCCGAGGAAAAGGCATACAGCGTCAGCGTGGTGATTCCCAGCCGCGGCGACGCCTCCACCACGCGTCGCACCGCGCCCGCGCCCGCCCGATGGCCACGGGTTCGCGGCCATCCCCGCTCCTCGGCCCAGCGGCCGTTGCCGTCCATGATGATCGCAACGTGCAGGTTGTCCATATCCGTCAAGTACTCTGCAATGTAAAGTTGAGGCGCGCGCCAAACTGCCGCTCCCGTACGGTCAGTCGCCGATGCGGGTTGCGGCGATCAGCGCTTCCATGTGGTTGAGGTAGGACTCCAGGGCTTTGCGGCCCTTCGGGGTGATGCGGAATTCGGTGCGCGGGATGCGCCCCTCGAAGCCCTTGTGGCAGGCGACGTATCCCGCGTCCTCGAGCTTGCGCGCGTGCACGCTGAGGTTGCCGTCCGTCGTATTGAGCAGGCCCTTGAGATCGGTAAAGCCCAGCCGGTCGTTCACGGCCAGGGCGCTGATGATCCCCAGTCGCAGCCGTTCGTGGATCAGCCGGTCAAGATCCACCGTGCGTTCCACCGCACCCTCCACCGGCACCAGGGCCGGGCGGCTGTGCAGGTTCTCTGCCTTGGCGGTCGATCGCTTAGCCACCGTACTTTCTCGCGATGAGCACGCCGAACACGACGTGCAGGCCACCGAAACCCAGACCCAGGCAGACTGCCTGCACCGGCGGCGCCGTGAAGAGCGCGATCGCGCCCAGGAAAAGAAAGAGGATGCCCATCAGCGGCACGATGCGGATCGAGAACGTGCCGCCGGCAATCACGGCCGTGCCGTACAGCAGCAGCCACATCCCGGGAAGCAGCGCATCCAGCCCGGCGCGGAACAGCACGATCGTAAGGAGCGCGGCCACGAAGATCGCCGGCACGAAGCCAAGCGCAAACTGCCGCGCAGGGCGCGACAGCAGAGGGACCCCCTCATTGCGCGCCTTGACCAGCACCCCGAGCAACCCGACGGCCACGGCGATGGCAGCGGTCGCGAGCCAGGTCACCAACCACGCGAACCTGCTGTGCTGCGCCGGCGCGATGATCGCCGCCGCGAATCCGGCCAACCCCATGAAAACGCCACCCCAGCCGGGCACGGCGGTAAAGGAACTGGCGCGCTCCATGGCATCGCGGATGTAGAGAAGATTTTCCGCGGCGTGCTCGTGCAGCGACACCGTGCTTCGCAAGTGGCGGTTGTCCATGCCGGCGAGGCTAGGCTTGGCGCAGCACGGTCGTCAAGTACTTTGTCGTGAAAAGTACGGGTAACCTGCGAAACGAAGCGTGGCCAAGGCACACGTCGCGGGAGGTCAGCCATGCAGGGGCCTAACGCCAGGCGGCGAAGCCGTCCGCCTTGAACGAGCGGTCAGGCCACGCCAGAAGCTACGTCACCCGCTCTTGGATGAATAAACGCGGTAGACCATGTAGAACACCGGCGGAAAGACCAGCGCGATCGCAAAGACACCCAGACCGCTCAGTTGCCCGTGCTCGGAGAAGGCCATGCCCACGATGAAGCTATACAAGCCGATTGCGAGGTAAGCGAGCACAACGAGCCTCGCGACTTGTTTGTCGACTAGAAAGCAACAGATCGCCAGGGAGAGCACGGAGAAAGTTGCCCAAGCGTAATAGGCGGGATTGGACAGGAATGCGGCAACATTCCCGAGGGCGTGCATCGCGAGCAACGAGCTGGCAACAGACTTGTTCAATACCTGCTCTCCACAGCCTGGCGCCTGAGTTCAGCGGGGGCGAAGCCGTCCGCCGTGAACGAATAGTCAGGCCCTGACCGGGAGGAACGACAAGCAGAACCCGGCAGCTCCTGCGACGGCAAGATACGTGAGGCTTTCCGTAGGCGGAAGAACGAGTCCGTGCTTGGCCAGAATCACGAGGTTAAAGGGGATTACCCAGAAGGCAGCCCACACTGCGGCGAACGCGGCTAGCCCCAGCGATGGGAGCGAGAGAATCGGGACGCAATGCTTGCTGCGTGCAGCCGACGCCTGAAGCGGCCCGATAAGCGCCGCCAACACTATGGCCGGCGCTGCGCCGAGAGGTAGTGCCTCCCACAGCGACAACGCCCATGCGCCTGTGCGAATTGCTGCCACGAGCCAAACGACAACGACGAATGCCGCGCCGACCACCGCCGGCTGCCACAGCCCGCGCACAGACCGAGCGAGCAAGCCTCGTGATCTCATTGGCGGTGTAACCGCATAAGGGGCCTAACGCTGGAATTGAGCGGCGGCGTAGCCGTCCGCCTTGAACTAGTTATTAGGCTCACGGAGCCTGTACGCGAATGACGGGCTTACCGCCGCGACAAAACAGCTCGTAGCGTTTCCCGTCCTCGAAGGTTTGTACCACGGTCGGTGGCCCGTCCACATAGATATAGCCAGGACAGTTGTACCCAATCTCGCGCCCGCCCGGAGCGATATAAGCCAGCTTTACCGGCGCAGAGGGGAAATAGTCGTTGCCCACGGAGACTAGGCCTGAGTCCACATCGAGAGGCTTGTCACCTTGGACAAAAAGCAAGGTGGCGGCCAGCTCTTTGGATGCCGGAGTCGTGGGCTTGAACGCAGTGCAGCCTGGAAGAAGCGCCAAGGCCAGGAGAAAAAGTGGGATTCGACTCATAGCCTAACGCTGGAGTTAAGCGGCGCCGCAGCGGTCCGCCTTGAACGAATTGTTAGGCCGTCTCTTGATCGCCACCAAGGTCGTTGGTAACCCGACCCCAGTCGATGTAGCTGACTACCATGGGCCATTGAGAAATACGTGATTTGAGCGCGTTCCGTTCGGCGACCACCCATCCCATCGCGGCTGCAGCTGCTGCAACGGCAAGCGGAGGAAGCTCGTAGTAGAGGCCGAAAGCAACAACCAGGGCCAAAATGAGGCCGGCGAGCCAGAGCCAGCGGGCAACCGACGCCGCGCGCTTCAGTCCGGCTTCGGTGCGCAGTGATTGCCACCGATTGAGCAAATATTTAGTAGCTGGATCCATAAGGCCCCTCTGCCTAACGCTGGAGTTAAGCGGCGGCGAAGCCGTCCGCCTTGAACGAGTTGTTAGGCCTACCGAACTGCATAGGTCGCCAACTCGGGTGTGACGAGCATCCTGTAGGTGCGTGGACGCCACGCTTTGCGGGCCGCCGCACTGATGTTCGCCTCCGGCAGAGCGCTGCGGATGATGAAGGATGCTGCCGGCTGGCCGCCCAAAGAGCTAGGCGCCGACCAGCCGACGAACTGCCACCCCTTTTGAGCGGGAAGCTCGAACAAGGAGGGGCGCTCCCCCAAATCTCCGGATGAGACCGTGATTAGGAGACGGACATCTGGGCAGGAGGCGATCGTGCCATCGCATTCGCTGACAGCGACAGGCGCGGCATACACGCGAACAATGTAGGGCTGCGGCTGCTCTGCAGATGCGGCGGTGCGAGCGAGTTCCTCAGACAAGCCCAAGACGCCAGCCAGCTCTGGCTTCTTCAGTGGCACGAGATCTTCGGCTACGGAGGCCGTTGATAGCAGCACCAGCAAGAGCAATGCGTATTTCATTAGAGGCCTAACACCTGAATTAAGCCCAGCCGCGAAGCGGCTTCGGCTTGAATGAATTGTTAGGCCTCACCAGCGGTTGCCAGTTGTGGGTGCCTTTCGTAAGCGTAAAGGCCGCCAAAAATAATTGGGGCTAGGGCTGCGTAGCAAAGCCATATCCAGGGCGATTGATCCACGAAAAATGTCCAATTTGGCTTGGCGCCGAAGGCGAGTGGAATGACACCAATAAACACTAAACCATCCAGCACGAATGAAAGGATGATCCAGAACAGGATGAGCCTGATGGCCTCACGTCGGGCTTCACCGTGATTCGGCTTCGTGCCGCGAAAGTAGGTGTACGCCAAACCTGCAAAAACCAGCGGCATGAGCGTGAACGTAAGCACCCACATTACCGTTGGTTGAGTAAAGGTTGACCAGCCAACCGCCGTGGCGATCAAGTAACCAACGACGAATGTTGCGATTGCTCGACTCCAACTCTTCATTAACTTTCCTTGTAGGGCCTAACGCTGAAGTTAAGCGGCGGCGAAGCCGTCCGCCTTGAACGAGTTGTTAGGCGCTCACGCACCAACCTAACCCATGCTCATTTGGAAGACGAAAGGCAGAAAGGGGGGGGAACTTTCGTTCTGATGCCGCGATATGTTTTTTTGAAACATTGTGCCTTTGGGCTATCTGTGTCCGTGAGTACATCCTCAACCAACGCATATTTTTCGTCGTCGCGGTGCGTGATGACGAGCATCAGTTGCACTGGGGCGCCGGCAAGTGCATAACATCCGTCTTTTTCGTCGAGATGATTGTGATTGTTGAACTGGATAAACTCATCTGCGTAAGTTTGATAGTCCTTGCTGTCCTTGTGTGCCTCCCAAGATACACGCGCCTCGCTGTAAGTCGGCACGACAGGGCTCGCGACAGCGACAATCGCTAGACACAGAGCCAAGATACTTATCTGGATTCGCATAGGTGCTCCCCTTGGTGCCTAACGCTGGAGTTAAGCGCGGCGAAGGCGTCCGCCTTGAACGAATTGTTAGGTGCCATTCGCCGCCGCGCGCGTCCGTTGGCCGAGGAGGGAGAAAGTAATGTGGCGCCCATCGGGGAGCGTGAGCTCGAACTGATTGTGCTTGTTGAAGCCAACTGATGACACCCATGCAAGATGGGACGCTGTCCGAGGGATGTCCGTAAGCTGCTTGTATAGCTCGCCAAGCGTAACAACCCGAACCAACCCACCCTTTCGGTAGAACCCAAGGACAGGCTGAGAAAGCGGTGCATCTAGTGGTAGCAAGTTTTGGCCGTCGTAGCCAACGACGGCAGAAATGCCGTCGTCCGCGACGAAGAGCCACCGATGCCATCCGGCCAGCGACCACAGCAACCTTTGGGTCGCTTGATTGCGCGCGACGGTGGTGTTCTCTGCTGGGTCAGTGGTTGCGCAAATGCGCTTGGATGGCGAGCAAACGGTTTCTGCGTGCGGTGGTGGCAGCGGGGTGTCGGCGTAGGCAACCGTCGACAACAGCGCCAGCGTCATAAGAGTCAGAGCGATATGTTTCATGGCACCTAACGCTGGAGTTAAGCGGCGGCGTAGCCGTCCGCCTTGAACGAAATGTTAGCCGCGTTGCGCAGATGCACCAACAGCGACAACCAAGGCTGGTGAATTTTCGAACTGACGCAACGTGTCTGATAGATGCATATGATCAAAGCTCTTCCCGAGCTGATCCATGGCCTTCGCGGCATGGAGCAAAAAGCCAGCAATTTCCCTGAGCTCCGCGGAGGTGGCCGACAGGGTCGCCTCGGAAAGCTCCAGCGGAACCTGCCGTTCTGGAGTAGATGAGAGATGGCCAAAGAGCTTCATGCCCAAGAACCTCCGATACGGCTAACGCCTGAGTTAAGCGGCGGCGCAGCCGTCCGCTTGAATGAGTAGTTAGGCCCGAAGACGGGCCACCAACGCAGCGATGAAGGCGAGCTGCACAAGTACCACGCAAGTGTAGAACCGCCAGCCTGGCGGTGTAGGGCTCGTGGCTGCGACCGCACCGTAAGCCTTGGAGTAAAAGAACGAGTAGGGAATGAGCGCTACGAAGATGAAGAGAACAGCCCAGAGAGCACCCAGGGAAGACGAGCAGACGAACGTGAGGACGTACGTAGGGATGCCAAGAAGCTGCATGCGCCGAGTCTCTCGCTTGCTCAGCTCGGTGTAGACAAGCACCTGTGGCTCCTTGTGCCTAACACCAGAATTAAGCCGACCCGCGAAGCGGGTTCGGCTTGAATGATTTGTTAGGCCTCACAGCCGCATGCCCAACCAGATAACCGCTTCAGTTGAGGCGGATACGACGGGCGTGAGCACGCTAGGCCAAAAGGTACCAGTACGGAGGTGGCCTGCAAATTGGTCGTGGTGCTGCCGCTCTTCCGCGACAATGGCGGAAATGGCTGCAACGGCCGCCGGATCATGGCCCCGAAGAATGGAAAGCTGGTGCTCGAGGTGCTTGAGAACAACACGCTCGACCGCGACCGTGGTGGCCGCGATGGCGGTGGACCCAAAGAGGCCAGTGAGGACACCAAGCACAAAGCCACCCAAGCCGCACAACCAATAGCTGCGACACCGTGGACGCCCACGCTGCTGTAACTCAGCGCCAAATATGGCTCGATGCCGTTGCTCATGGGAGCGGAACTCAATGAGCTCGCCGAGCAACGCGCGGGCCGTGAGGCGAGCCATGAAAATCTGGCCGGTATAGATGCTTATAGCGCCGTGCTCGCCAGCATGGTTGACCTTGATGATGCGGTCACCCAAGTCAGCGCTCATCGATTTGGCGAAGACTTCCATGTGAGGCCTAACGCTGGAGTTAAGCGGCGGCGAAGCCGTCCGCCTTGAACGAATTGTTAGGCGCTGACCGCATCTCTACGACACGAAGTCGAAAACTACGCGGCCACCTCCGGATGCAGCGATGGCGCGCAGGTCCGTGGCGGTGACGCCCGCGACGTTGCGTAGAGTCACTAGGCCGCCGCCGGAGTTGGCTGAAGCGGCTATTGCGCGTAGATCCGTTGTTGTGAAGCCGCGGGCGTTCAGAATCATTCCGCCGCCGGCAGCAGCGATTGCCCTTAGGTCTGTAACCGTATGCGACATGGCGTTCTCCTTGCCTAACGCTTAAGCCGAAGCCGCGAAGCCGCTTCGGCTTGAACGAACTTACTAAGCGGCAAACCTACCTGTTGTGCTGAGCGAAGACAATTAATTTCCAGCGGATCGTTCCTTGCGCTGGAGTGTGTTGATGATGGTTTTGCGGAGGGAAAGGGTTGCCCTTGTTCGAAGCGATCTCGTCGCCGCACCCCTCGCAGCGATATACGCCGGAGTTAACGCAGGTGCTGCCAGGCGAATAGAGATTGTCGTACTCCGAGAGGTCGGACTTGTTGAGGTACTTGTCATACTTGTACTGAGCCATGTTCGGTGCCCCGGTAAGCCAGGATTGGCTCATGCACTAGACCATCAGTTCGTCTCACGACCTGCGACTGCCTAACGCCCGAATTAAGCGGCGGCGAAGCCGTCCGCTTGAATGAAGAGTTAGGGGCTTGCACGATGCCACGCCTAAGCAAACAAGCCAGCGTGGATCAAGCCCCACCGCAGGCAACGCTAGCAGCTTTGCTATCCTGGCGCTTGCCGCCAGCAAGGTGGGAGTTGCGCTGCAGATACAGTGGCGCCGACGGCAGGGATTGAACCTGCACCTGCGGAGAAGCCCCGCAGGATCGCTGTAGCGATACGTTTACCGATTCCGTCACGTCGGCAGAGAGGGCTTTTGAGCGCCTAACGCTGGAGTTAAGCGGCGGCGAAGGCGTCCGCCTTGAACGAATTGTTAGGTGCCATTCGCCGCTGCGCGCGTCCGTTGGCCGAGGAGGGAGAAAGTAATGTGGCGCCCATCGGGGAGCGTGAGCTCGAACTGATTGTGCTTGTTGAAGCCAACTGATGACACCCATGCAAGATGGGACGCTGTCCGAGGGATGTCCGTAAGCTGCTTGTATAGCTCGCCAAGCGTAACAACCCGAACCAACCCACCCTTTCGGTAGAACCCAAGGACAGGCTGAGAAAGCGGTGCATCTAGTGGTAGCAAGTTTTGGCCGTCGTAGCCAACGACGGCAGAAATGCCGTCGTCCGCGACGAAGAGCCACCGATGCCATCCGGCCAGCGACCACAGCAACCTTTGGGTCGCTTGATTGCGCGCGACGGTGGTGTTCTCTGCTGGGTCAGTGGTTGCGCAAATGCGCTTGGATGGCGAGCAAACGGTTTCTGCGTGCGGTGGTGGCAGCGGGGTGTCGGCGTAGGCAACCGTCGACAACAGCGCCAGCGTCATAAGAGTCAGAGCGATATGTTTCATGGCACCTAACGCTGGAGTTAAGCGGCGGCGTAGCCGTCCGCCTTGAACGAGTTGTTAGGCGCCGTTTGCGGCCCCGCAGCTCTGCTGCTTATTTGTGACGTACACACCGCGGACTTTTGAAAGCGTCACTACTATCGGAGCGAGGTCACCACCAGGGCTGTACCAGAGCCAAAGTGTGTCAAGGTCCGAGCGAGGATTACCACGGGCTTCGGGAGGACCCATGATGGCTATCACCTCACTTTCAGTGGCGCCAGGTTCAAGCTGTGCGCAGCTCTCCGCGGCGCGGCGGTACGCCACCGTGGAGCAAGAAGACAGGCAGAGCGCCATTACCACGACAAGAAGACGGAGTATGTCCATGCCTAACTAAAAGTAGATTTCAGAATGCAGTGTAGTCACGCAGCCTAACGCTACCTGCCTACATCCAGTTCGGCTTCTGCCTACCTAAATCAATGGCTTGTCCCGCCTTCGGCAGCCTAATCCGTCAGCCTAATCTGGCTACCTTTTGCGGAGCGTCGGATGGCATCCTTTCACGCTGTGGAGGGGCCCGCAAGTTTAGAGGGCGCCCAGCCTCCACGGTTGCTCGATCAGGTGCGGGCGCGCGTCCGGCGGTTGGGGTTGGCCCGCCGCACCGAAGAGGCGTATGTCGGTTGGGTTCGACGCTTCATCCTCGCCAATGACAAGCGGCATCCGGCGGATATGGGGGCGGCCGAGATCGAGAGCTTTCTGACCGGCTTGGCCGTGCACGGAAACGTTTCGGCGTCGACCCAGAACCAGGCGCTG
Protein-coding regions in this window:
- a CDS encoding protein L, whose protein sequence is MSQSWLTGAPNMAQYKYDKYLNKSDLSEYDNLYSPGSTCVNSGVYRCEGCGDEIASNKGNPFPPQNHHQHTPAQGTIRWKLIVFAQHNR
- a CDS encoding Imm32 family immunity protein — its product is MKLFGHLSSTPERQVPLELSEATLSATSAELREIAGFLLHAAKAMDQLGKSFDHMHLSDTLRQFENSPALVVAVGASAQRG
- a CDS encoding di-trans,poly-cis-decaprenylcistransferase, which codes for MDNLHVAIIMDGNGRWAEERGWPRTRGHRAGAGAVRRVVEASPRLGITTLTLYAFSSDNWRRPAPEVATLMALFRNFLTSEVDACRREGVRLSVIGRRDRLSPALVRTIEQAEATTAGGRMLDLRLAVDYSSRDAITTAAALHAGAAPSREQFRQLLARSQHGDPCTPDVDLLVRTGREQRLSDFLLWECAYAELLFSSVLWPDFTGGDLADAVETFHRRNRRFGSLPQACVTEPERKTATR
- a CDS encoding winged helix-turn-helix domain-containing protein; protein product: MAKRSTAKAENLHSRPALVPVEGAVERTVDLDRLIHERLRLGIISALAVNDRLGFTDLKGLLNTTDGNLSVHARKLEDAGYVACHKGFEGRIPRTEFRITPKGRKALESYLNHMEALIAATRIGD
- a CDS encoding demethoxyubiquinone hydroxylase family protein produces the protein MEVFAKSMSADLGDRIIKVNHAGEHGAISIYTGQIFMARLTARALLGELIEFRSHEQRHRAIFGAELQQRGRPRCRSYWLCGLGGFVLGVLTGLFGSTAIAATTVAVERVVLKHLEHQLSILRGHDPAAVAAISAIVAEERQHHDQFAGHLRTGTFWPSVLTPVVSASTEAVIWLGMRL